The Pirellulimonas nuda genome includes a region encoding these proteins:
- a CDS encoding tetratricopeptide repeat protein — protein MLIRPSLAALTLLLFATGASAQNDRVRTFTSTIAGEVTETSPMAVTVRRGSTDVQAPVNEIRSVVFGDEPSALTQARVNAENGGYAKALEKLQTIDVSSVKNELISQEVEYYKAMCAARLALLGEGSVQDSGRALAGFLSQNRNSYHYLEGTELLGDLLAAAGAYDKAEAYYDQLARTPWPAYKMRAGVLAGRALQAQEKHAEALERFEAALAVAAEDDPTAKPQMLAATLGKAVSMAATGKPEEGVKLIQQVIRDADPDQKELLAAAYNALGSAYLAAGQEKDAFYAFLHVEELLKTVAPARAEALYHLGSLWEVVGKPNEARQARQTLKQQYGNTVWAKK, from the coding sequence ATGTTGATTCGCCCAAGCCTTGCCGCCCTCACGCTGCTGCTGTTTGCGACCGGCGCCAGCGCCCAGAACGACCGGGTCCGCACGTTCACCAGCACGATCGCCGGCGAAGTGACCGAGACCTCGCCCATGGCGGTGACGGTCCGTCGCGGCTCGACCGACGTCCAGGCGCCGGTCAACGAGATCCGCTCGGTCGTCTTCGGCGACGAGCCCTCCGCCCTGACACAAGCACGCGTCAACGCGGAAAACGGCGGCTACGCCAAAGCGCTCGAGAAGCTGCAAACGATCGACGTCTCCTCGGTCAAGAACGAGCTGATTTCGCAAGAGGTTGAGTACTACAAGGCGATGTGCGCCGCCCGCCTGGCCCTGCTGGGGGAAGGCTCGGTGCAGGACTCGGGGCGAGCGCTGGCGGGATTCCTGTCGCAGAACCGCAACAGCTACCACTACCTGGAAGGCACTGAATTGCTGGGGGACCTGCTCGCGGCGGCCGGCGCGTACGACAAGGCGGAAGCCTACTACGATCAGCTCGCCAGGACCCCCTGGCCCGCCTACAAAATGCGGGCCGGCGTGCTGGCCGGGCGGGCGCTGCAGGCCCAAGAGAAACACGCCGAGGCCCTCGAGCGATTCGAGGCGGCGCTCGCCGTCGCCGCCGAAGACGACCCGACCGCCAAGCCGCAGATGCTGGCCGCCACGCTCGGCAAGGCCGTCAGCATGGCGGCCACCGGCAAGCCAGAGGAGGGCGTCAAGCTGATCCAACAGGTCATCCGCGACGCCGATCCCGATCAGAAGGAGCTGCTGGCGGCGGCGTACAACGCCCTGGGATCGGCCTACCTGGCTGCGGGGCAAGAAAAAGACGCGTTTTATGCGTTCCTGCACGTCGAGGAGCTGCTCAAGACCGTCGCCCCCGCCCGGGCCGAGGCGCTGTACCACCTGGGCTCGCTGTGGGAGGTGGTCGGCAAGCCCAACGAGGCGCGCCAGGCCCGGCAGACTCTCAAACAGCAATACGGCAACACGGTTTGGGCGAAGAAGTAG
- a CDS encoding MotA/TolQ/ExbB proton channel family protein yields the protein MRPHVPIEVYSFFDRMVSLGSIAIIAAALALSGPLAPNAAAQGDDAAPEAAPPAAAPPTAGPPAAAPEVSYLAWAYQSLGIGYSLVFLSLSFTLVALFVMNLLQASRSNVVPQDLIDGFQQHLEAKQYTEAYELASADDSFLGKVLSAGLGQISEGGDYPHAIEAMQEVGEEENMKLEHRLSYMALIGSISPMIGLLGTVQGMIASFQVIANAATPPKASELAAGISTALFTTLVGLMIAIPAIAAYNILRNRVARLVLEVGIVSEGLMSRFQTVGNKKGADAPQ from the coding sequence ATGAGGCCTCACGTGCCTATCGAGGTGTATTCGTTTTTCGATCGGATGGTTTCGCTTGGGAGCATAGCGATCATCGCGGCCGCACTGGCGTTGTCCGGCCCGCTGGCGCCAAACGCGGCCGCCCAAGGGGACGACGCCGCCCCCGAGGCCGCACCGCCCGCCGCGGCGCCACCCACCGCCGGCCCCCCGGCCGCAGCCCCGGAAGTCAGCTACCTCGCCTGGGCGTACCAATCGCTAGGCATCGGCTACAGCCTGGTGTTCCTGTCGCTGTCGTTCACGCTGGTGGCCCTGTTTGTGATGAACCTATTGCAGGCCAGCCGTTCGAACGTCGTCCCGCAGGACTTGATTGACGGCTTCCAGCAGCACCTCGAAGCCAAGCAGTACACCGAGGCCTACGAGCTCGCCAGCGCGGACGACTCCTTCCTCGGCAAGGTCCTCTCGGCCGGGCTGGGGCAGATCTCCGAAGGGGGCGACTACCCGCACGCGATCGAGGCCATGCAAGAGGTCGGCGAAGAAGAGAACATGAAGCTCGAGCACCGGCTCAGCTACATGGCGCTGATCGGCTCGATCAGCCCAATGATCGGCCTGCTGGGGACGGTCCAGGGCATGATCGCCTCGTTCCAGGTGATCGCCAACGCCGCCACCCCCCCCAAGGCCAGCGAGCTGGCCGCGGGCATCTCGACCGCGCTGTTCACGACGCTGGTCGGGCTGATGATCGCGATCCCGGCGATCGCCGCCTACAACATCCTGCGCAACCGCGTGGCCCGACTAGTGCTGGAGGTGGGCATCGTCAGCGAAGGTCTGATGAGCCGGTTCCAGACGGTCGGGAACAAGAAGGGCGCCGACGCGCCACAGTAG
- a CDS encoding ExbD/TolR family protein, with product MRIKKRSSLDMAEGDMTPMIDMTFQLIAFFMVLINFSEVEQDQRVNLPASQLAKPPDTAYEEPLTIQMVEDGVILFGGDDMDLSALETALRKEAQIIRAYADKRMSDVTVIIRADKLAKAGQVQEIIKVCQDTEFDNFALRGQQTDESTLGGP from the coding sequence ATGCGAATCAAGAAACGCAGCAGCCTGGACATGGCCGAGGGGGATATGACCCCCATGATCGACATGACGTTCCAACTGATCGCGTTCTTCATGGTGCTGATCAACTTCTCGGAGGTCGAGCAGGACCAACGCGTCAACCTCCCGGCAAGCCAGCTCGCCAAGCCGCCAGACACCGCCTACGAAGAGCCGCTCACCATCCAGATGGTGGAAGACGGCGTGATCCTGTTCGGCGGCGACGACATGGACTTGAGCGCCCTGGAGACCGCACTGCGGAAGGAGGCGCAGATCATCCGCGCCTACGCAGACAAGCGGATGAGCGACGTGACGGTCATCATCCGCGCCGACAAGCTCGCCAAGGCGGGCCAGGTGCAAGAGATCATCAAGGTCTGCCAAGACACCGAGTTCGACAACTTCGCCCTCCGCGGCCAGCAGACCGACGAGTCGACGCTCGGCGGGCCGTAA
- a CDS encoding ExbD/TolR family protein, whose amino-acid sequence MKIRHADREEKIELQMTPMIDIVFQLLVFFIMTFKIILPEGDFNIRMPLAANQTSAMPEETPTLKVRMTANEDGSLKSVSLGERSFGAGPGAFQSVHQQIRETVGDAGGPGTASDQEVEIDADYDLHYEYVIRAIDAVSGYIENGERHALVEKIRFAPPKKP is encoded by the coding sequence ATGAAGATCCGCCACGCCGATCGCGAAGAGAAGATCGAGCTACAGATGACGCCGATGATCGACATCGTGTTTCAACTGCTGGTGTTCTTCATCATGACGTTCAAGATCATCTTGCCCGAGGGAGACTTCAACATCCGCATGCCGCTGGCCGCCAACCAGACCTCGGCGATGCCCGAAGAGACCCCGACGCTCAAGGTCCGCATGACGGCCAACGAAGACGGCAGCCTCAAGAGCGTGTCGCTGGGCGAACGCAGCTTCGGCGCCGGCCCCGGCGCGTTCCAGAGCGTGCACCAGCAGATCCGCGAGACGGTCGGCGACGCCGGCGGCCCCGGCACCGCCAGCGACCAGGAAGTCGAGATCGACGCCGACTACGACCTGCACTACGAGTACGTGATCCGCGCCATCGACGCGGTCAGCGGCTACATCGAAAACGGCGAGCGGCACGCGCTGGTTGAGAAGATCCGGTTCGCGCCGCCGAAGAAGCCGTGA
- a CDS encoding DUF1643 domain-containing protein — translation MKHIQPPTTDSGDDISQDRCYRYRLWRRWGNGDQMTFIGLNPSKANETVNDHTIRKCMGFARRHSCEAIQVLNLFALRESSPDLMRMHQHPFGPRNDQHLIKSANKSKLVVACWGARGRHMERDIRVSQLSSNHSIKLMCFGLTVGGFPRDPRPLSYTTTLVKYA, via the coding sequence ATGAAACACATTCAGCCGCCGACCACGGACAGTGGTGACGACATTAGCCAGGACAGATGCTATCGATACCGTCTTTGGCGTCGTTGGGGTAACGGCGATCAAATGACATTCATCGGGCTCAACCCCTCCAAGGCTAACGAGACTGTCAATGATCACACGATACGAAAGTGCATGGGGTTTGCCCGGCGCCACTCCTGTGAAGCTATCCAAGTACTAAATCTCTTTGCTTTGCGGGAGAGCTCGCCGGATTTGATGCGGATGCACCAACATCCGTTCGGGCCTCGAAACGATCAGCACTTAATCAAGTCGGCGAACAAATCAAAGCTGGTCGTCGCGTGCTGGGGTGCGCGCGGTCGCCACATGGAGCGAGACATCCGCGTCTCCCAACTCTCTTCGAATCACAGCATCAAGCTGATGTGCTTTGGTCTGACCGTGGGCGGATTCCCTCGGGATCCACGGCCGCTTTCTTACACAACTACGCTCGTGAAGTATGCCTGA
- a CDS encoding coiled-coil domain-containing protein: MTRRYCMLRPIFLSGLLVSCLPVEGADLSAAMVESLRSDGHYDEAIEFLDRAGQDPLASDAFRARVPYERALTLLDQASKQLTGAARDAAVARASRDLESFAKTSNNAELSAEATSRLALARLDAGRQLAATAETLPSAERAAQLKQARAEFDRSREMFDQSETLFDKALDQYKAVKSDSPEAQRRLDLRNQLAQARLLRGRALLEQARTFPAGSKQRKELGQQAADELADLYEKYSRWTVGFYAHLYEGQAYELAEQTKLAEGAYLDLTELLAEVDELQPLVTLAHAYLVGTRLASGEADTAAQAGKQALDALSAAQLDRPESLALKYQVAMAQLQLAEAQRNAGQAQKLRLSARGLLRDASSRGNEFITDAKLALADLSAKLGDSDEEPENFAQAYQAGRDAFSAVAAAKLGARLAAGNNQEAIEQLNAQAREAERNAESKLAAALLLVDDETDVKQINDARYLLSYLRYENEEYYRAAVLGSYIAQQYPDDPNAEKGAKVALASLEQLYRQAGEDAAGGFESRSLAEMAGFVTRRWPGSTTADAAFTVLLSLAIRENRLSEARAVIDSVEPAQRAQFELKLAAALWEQSLKSPDDAALHAEAIEALQTSFAAARGGGATQPAATAALYLAQARLDEDQAAEALKLLQDPKLGPLTLVRRGDPAVARDGYDVETYKAALRAYVSATPPQTDEALKVMGSLEKSLGASSPRLATIYFGLGVQLQRQVARLTEMGRSAEADRVSSAFAAILDRLSSRGGGADWTKQQWIAVTYYNLAEGMAGEKQTAYFKKASDQFARMIELAGSDPTFAPSDTSVLAARMQFGQCQRKLGEYEQALETFAGLLAEREAMLDVQKAAAYTYQEWATADDAGMFKLAISGGRPAPETGKNTVWGWSKLASVAGRVMRSNPKFRDTFFEAWLNIARSRYLEAEKAAEPRRAQLLESAQRTITALMQQYPDLGGETSEAQFDQLMKAIQKAEGQPTDGLKALRS, translated from the coding sequence ATGACGCGACGCTACTGCATGCTCCGGCCGATCTTCCTCTCCGGCCTGCTGGTCTCCTGCCTCCCCGTCGAAGGCGCCGATCTTTCCGCGGCGATGGTCGAGTCGCTGCGTAGCGACGGCCACTACGACGAAGCCATCGAGTTCCTCGACCGGGCGGGGCAAGACCCGTTGGCTTCCGACGCGTTCCGCGCCCGTGTCCCCTACGAGCGGGCGCTCACGCTGCTCGACCAGGCGAGCAAGCAACTCACGGGGGCGGCGCGCGACGCCGCGGTTGCGCGGGCGAGCCGAGACCTGGAGAGCTTCGCCAAGACCTCCAACAACGCCGAGCTCTCGGCCGAGGCCACCAGCCGGCTCGCGCTGGCCCGGCTGGACGCTGGCCGCCAGCTCGCCGCGACGGCCGAAACGCTCCCTTCCGCCGAGCGAGCCGCTCAGTTGAAGCAGGCGCGTGCCGAGTTCGACCGCTCACGCGAGATGTTCGACCAGTCCGAGACGCTATTCGACAAGGCCCTCGATCAATACAAGGCGGTCAAGTCAGACAGCCCCGAGGCCCAGCGTCGGCTCGACCTGCGCAATCAACTCGCCCAGGCCCGGCTGCTCCGCGGCCGCGCCCTGTTGGAGCAGGCGCGTACGTTCCCGGCAGGGTCGAAGCAACGCAAGGAGCTCGGCCAGCAGGCCGCCGATGAGCTGGCGGACCTGTACGAGAAGTACTCGCGCTGGACCGTGGGCTTCTACGCTCACCTGTACGAGGGGCAGGCGTACGAGCTGGCCGAGCAGACGAAGTTGGCCGAGGGCGCTTACCTCGACCTGACAGAGCTGCTGGCGGAAGTAGACGAGCTGCAGCCCTTGGTCACGCTCGCGCACGCCTACTTGGTGGGAACCCGCCTGGCCTCGGGCGAGGCCGACACCGCCGCCCAGGCCGGCAAGCAGGCCCTCGACGCGCTCTCGGCCGCGCAGCTCGATCGCCCCGAGTCGCTCGCGCTAAAGTACCAGGTGGCGATGGCGCAGCTTCAACTCGCAGAAGCCCAACGCAACGCGGGCCAGGCCCAGAAGCTGCGGCTCAGCGCCCGCGGACTGCTGCGCGACGCCTCAAGCCGGGGCAACGAGTTTATCACGGACGCCAAGCTGGCCCTGGCCGACCTATCCGCGAAGCTGGGCGATTCCGACGAGGAGCCGGAGAACTTCGCCCAGGCGTACCAGGCCGGTCGCGACGCTTTCTCGGCCGTCGCCGCGGCAAAGCTGGGGGCGCGGCTGGCCGCCGGCAACAACCAAGAAGCGATCGAGCAGCTCAACGCCCAAGCACGCGAGGCAGAGCGAAACGCGGAGTCTAAGCTCGCGGCGGCGCTGCTGCTGGTGGACGACGAGACCGACGTAAAGCAGATTAACGACGCGCGGTACCTGCTCAGCTACCTGCGCTACGAGAACGAAGAATACTACCGGGCCGCGGTGCTGGGGAGCTACATCGCCCAGCAATACCCAGACGACCCCAACGCCGAAAAGGGGGCCAAGGTGGCGTTGGCTTCGCTTGAGCAGCTCTACCGGCAAGCGGGCGAGGACGCCGCGGGGGGCTTCGAGTCGCGGTCGCTGGCGGAGATGGCCGGCTTTGTGACGCGCCGATGGCCCGGCTCCACAACGGCCGACGCCGCGTTCACGGTGCTGCTGTCGCTAGCAATCCGCGAGAACCGCCTCAGCGAGGCCCGCGCGGTGATCGACAGCGTTGAGCCGGCCCAAAGGGCGCAGTTCGAGCTCAAGCTCGCCGCGGCATTGTGGGAGCAATCGCTCAAGAGCCCCGACGACGCCGCTCTGCACGCCGAGGCGATCGAGGCTTTGCAGACCAGCTTTGCCGCGGCCCGCGGCGGGGGGGCCACACAGCCGGCGGCCACCGCCGCGTTGTACCTTGCCCAGGCGCGGCTGGACGAAGACCAAGCGGCCGAGGCGCTCAAGCTGCTGCAGGACCCGAAGCTGGGCCCGCTCACGCTCGTGCGGCGCGGCGACCCCGCGGTGGCCCGCGATGGCTACGATGTCGAGACCTACAAGGCGGCGCTGCGGGCCTATGTGTCGGCCACACCTCCGCAGACCGACGAGGCGCTCAAGGTGATGGGCAGCCTTGAGAAGTCCCTTGGGGCCAGCTCGCCGCGGCTCGCGACTATCTATTTCGGCCTGGGAGTGCAGCTTCAGAGGCAGGTGGCGCGTCTTACTGAGATGGGCAGGTCCGCCGAGGCGGACCGCGTCTCGTCTGCCTTCGCCGCCATCCTCGACCGGCTCAGCAGCCGGGGGGGCGGCGCCGATTGGACCAAGCAGCAGTGGATCGCCGTCACCTACTACAACCTCGCCGAGGGGATGGCGGGCGAGAAGCAGACGGCCTACTTCAAGAAGGCGAGCGATCAATTCGCGCGCATGATCGAGCTGGCCGGGTCCGACCCCACGTTCGCCCCCAGCGACACGTCCGTGCTGGCGGCCCGGATGCAGTTTGGCCAGTGCCAGCGGAAGCTTGGAGAATACGAGCAGGCCCTCGAGACGTTCGCCGGCCTGCTGGCCGAGCGCGAGGCGATGCTCGACGTGCAGAAGGCGGCCGCCTACACCTACCAGGAATGGGCCACGGCGGACGACGCCGGGATGTTCAAGCTCGCCATCTCCGGCGGGCGGCCCGCGCCCGAGACGGGTAAGAACACCGTGTGGGGCTGGAGCAAGCTGGCCTCGGTGGCCGGGCGGGTCATGCGGAGCAACCCAAAGTTCCGCGACACGTTCTTCGAGGCGTGGCTCAACATCGCGCGCAGCCGCTACCTGGAAGCAGAGAAGGCCGCGGAGCCCCGACGCGCCCAACTGCTGGAGAGCGCGCAGCGGACGATCACCGCGCTGATGCAGCAGTACCCCGACCTCGGGGGCGAGACCTCCGAGGCTCAGTTCGACCAGTTGATGAAGGCCATCCAGAAAGCAGAGGGCCAACCGACCGACGGCCTGAAGGCGCTGCGTTCGTAA
- a CDS encoding type II toxin-antitoxin system VapC family toxin — MAPTLLDTDTLSEVLKQKDQRVRSRVADYLGQHAALTISAFTWFEVQRGLLEKHASRQIDRFATFVNHCDVKPVSHEVFHRAAVLWADARRSGRPRGDADLLIAATAMAHGLTLATSNTRHFEWISGLSLDDWRAT, encoded by the coding sequence ATGGCCCCAACTTTACTCGACACCGACACCCTGTCTGAGGTCTTGAAACAGAAGGACCAGCGCGTACGATCCCGCGTGGCGGACTACCTGGGGCAGCACGCCGCACTGACGATCTCCGCGTTTACTTGGTTTGAGGTGCAACGCGGCCTGCTTGAGAAGCACGCTAGCCGGCAAATTGATCGCTTCGCCACATTCGTGAACCACTGCGACGTGAAGCCGGTCAGTCACGAGGTCTTCCATAGAGCCGCGGTGCTTTGGGCAGATGCGCGGCGGTCCGGCCGACCACGTGGCGACGCCGATCTCCTGATTGCGGCGACCGCCATGGCGCACGGATTGACGTTGGCGACGAGCAACACGAGGCACTTCGAGTGGATTTCGGGCCTGAGTCTTGACGATTGGCGGGCGACGTAG